A window from Catenulispora sp. MAP5-51 encodes these proteins:
- the dcd gene encoding dCTP deaminase gives MLLSDKDIRAEIDARRVVLDPFEPVMVQPSSVDVRLDRFFRVFENHRYPFIDPAEEQPELTRLVEPDGDEPFILHPGEFVLASTYEVVTLPQDLAARLEGKSSLGRLGLLTHSTAGFIDPGFSGHVTLELSNVATLPIKLWPGMKIGQLCFFKLSSAAENPYGSAVNQSRYQNQRGPTPSRSYLNFHRTDIVKADKLNEAAGGDFAD, from the coding sequence GTGTTGCTCTCAGATAAGGACATTCGGGCGGAAATCGATGCTCGGCGGGTGGTTCTGGACCCGTTCGAGCCCGTGATGGTGCAGCCCTCCAGTGTGGATGTGCGGCTGGACCGCTTCTTCCGGGTGTTCGAGAACCACCGGTATCCGTTCATCGATCCGGCGGAGGAGCAGCCTGAGCTGACGCGGCTGGTGGAGCCGGATGGGGATGAGCCGTTCATCCTGCATCCCGGGGAGTTCGTGTTGGCCTCGACGTACGAGGTCGTGACGCTGCCGCAGGATCTCGCCGCGCGGCTTGAGGGGAAGTCGAGTCTGGGGCGGTTGGGGTTGCTGACGCATTCCACCGCCGGGTTCATCGACCCCGGGTTCTCCGGGCACGTGACGTTGGAGCTCTCCAATGTCGCGACGCTGCCGATCAAGCTGTGGCCCGGTATGAAGATCGGCCAGTTGTGCTTCTTCAAGTTGTCGTCGGCCGCCGAGAATCCGTACGGGTCGGCCGTGAACCAGTCGCGCTACCAGAACCAGCGGGGGCCGACGCCGTCGCGGAGCTACCTGAACTTTCACCGGACGGACATCGTCAAGGCCGACAAGCTGAACGAGGCCGCCGGCGGGGACTTCGCCGACTGA
- a CDS encoding protease pro-enzyme activation domain-containing protein, which produces MFLVGAGAAHAASADVISGSRPAWASASADRGAAPAAASLAVRVYLAGRDPVGLTAYARSVADPKSAAYRHFLTPDQVQARFGASAEQVAAVEAWLGGAGLTVTGQTEDYIAVQGSTAAVAAALNTTFHEYATSDGSLRAPSRDVSVPAGVRAAIIGITGLAQDRTANKPNNSDSAGSSNSSGNPDAADKKTATTGSGGVPYLGTYPCSDYSGQKVATGLPALNGKSVPWAVCGYTPTQVRGAYGVTGSGLSGKGVTVAVLDAYGLPSMKADADEYATRHGDKAFRPGQYSEIVTPGQWTDQDACGGPDGWAGEEALDVESVHGMAPDANVLYIGANSCFDTAGGGVAANGGLLDSLQLVVDHHLADMVSNSWGEVMHYLDPSGNPVDMDPSLIQVYEQTFQKGAAEGIGFYFSAGDCSDDNPASGCGADAGSSRSQAEYPTSSPWVTSVGGTSIAIGADKKIQFQTSWQTSSSSLATGNAAWTPASYLYGGGGGTSDVFAQPWYQSWTVPSSLSGTLLNGTATSPKRVVPDVAAYGDPSTGFLQGYTQQLPDGTTGYAESRIGGTSLAAPTFVGIQADAQQAQGGPIGFANPEIYLRATFGLFTDVTDHPRTNTPLAVVRGAATAPSLRLFGDGVDLHATQGYDNATGVGSPNGRYLASF; this is translated from the coding sequence ATGTTCCTGGTGGGCGCGGGGGCTGCGCATGCTGCCAGTGCTGATGTGATTTCCGGGTCGAGGCCTGCTTGGGCTTCGGCGAGTGCTGATCGGGGGGCGGCGCCGGCTGCGGCTTCGTTGGCTGTTCGTGTCTACCTCGCGGGGCGGGATCCGGTGGGGCTGACTGCTTATGCGCGGTCGGTGGCCGATCCGAAGAGTGCTGCTTATCGGCACTTTCTGACGCCGGATCAGGTGCAGGCGCGGTTCGGGGCCAGTGCGGAGCAGGTGGCTGCGGTCGAGGCGTGGCTCGGGGGTGCCGGGCTGACGGTGACCGGGCAGACCGAGGACTACATAGCCGTGCAGGGCAGTACCGCTGCTGTGGCCGCCGCGCTGAACACCACCTTCCATGAGTACGCCACCTCCGACGGTTCGCTGCGGGCTCCGTCGCGCGATGTCAGCGTGCCGGCCGGGGTGCGGGCGGCGATCATCGGGATCACCGGGCTGGCGCAGGATCGGACCGCCAACAAGCCGAACAACTCCGACAGCGCCGGCAGCTCCAACAGCTCCGGCAACCCCGACGCGGCCGACAAGAAGACCGCGACCACCGGCTCCGGTGGCGTCCCCTACCTGGGCACCTATCCCTGCTCGGACTACAGCGGGCAGAAGGTCGCGACCGGGCTGCCCGCGTTGAACGGCAAGTCCGTGCCGTGGGCGGTCTGCGGCTACACGCCGACGCAGGTGCGCGGCGCCTATGGCGTCACCGGCAGCGGCCTGAGCGGCAAGGGTGTCACCGTCGCGGTGCTGGACGCGTATGGCCTGCCGAGCATGAAGGCCGACGCCGACGAGTACGCCACGCGGCACGGCGACAAGGCGTTCCGGCCGGGCCAGTACTCGGAGATCGTCACGCCGGGCCAGTGGACCGACCAGGACGCGTGCGGCGGGCCCGACGGGTGGGCCGGCGAGGAGGCGCTGGACGTCGAGTCGGTGCACGGCATGGCGCCGGACGCCAACGTGCTCTACATCGGCGCGAACTCCTGCTTCGACACCGCCGGGGGCGGCGTCGCGGCCAACGGCGGCCTGCTGGACTCGCTGCAGCTGGTCGTCGACCACCACCTGGCGGACATGGTGTCCAACTCCTGGGGCGAGGTGATGCACTACCTGGATCCGTCGGGCAACCCGGTGGACATGGACCCGTCGCTGATCCAGGTCTACGAGCAGACCTTCCAGAAGGGCGCCGCCGAGGGCATCGGCTTCTACTTCTCGGCCGGCGACTGCAGCGACGACAATCCGGCCAGCGGGTGCGGGGCCGACGCCGGCTCCTCGCGGTCGCAGGCCGAGTATCCGACCTCCTCGCCGTGGGTGACCTCGGTCGGCGGCACCAGCATCGCCATCGGCGCGGACAAGAAGATCCAGTTCCAGACCTCGTGGCAGACCTCGAGCTCGTCGCTGGCCACCGGCAACGCCGCGTGGACTCCCGCCTCGTACCTCTACGGCGGTGGCGGCGGCACCAGCGACGTGTTCGCCCAGCCCTGGTACCAGAGCTGGACCGTCCCGTCCTCGCTGTCCGGCACGCTGCTGAACGGCACGGCCACCTCGCCCAAGCGCGTGGTCCCGGACGTCGCGGCCTACGGCGACCCGAGCACCGGCTTCCTGCAGGGCTACACCCAGCAGCTGCCCGACGGCACCACCGGCTACGCCGAGTCCCGCATCGGCGGCACCAGCCTGGCGGCGCCGACCTTCGTCGGCATCCAGGCCGACGCGCAGCAGGCGCAGGGCGGCCCGATCGGCTTCGCGAACCCGGAGATCTACCTGCGGGCGACCTTCGGCCTGTTCACCGACGTGACCGACCACCCGCGCACCAACACGCCGCTGGCCGTGGTTCGCGGCGCGGCGACCGCCCCCTCGCTGCGCCTGTTCGGCGACGGCGTCGACCTGCACGCGACCCAGGGCTACGACAACGCCACCGGCGTGGGCAGCCCGAACGGCCGGTACCTCGCGTCGTTCTGA
- a CDS encoding serine hydrolase domain-containing protein, whose amino-acid sequence MNTTTAGMVVGISHKGRRTVQTDGPLDADGSSIFRIASLTKPLTAAATVRAFARHGIPLTTPAIELLPNLAADWQADTAITVEQLLAQVSGLRESVEGATVAALGQGPDVLTEAARLVVRAGNDRAPGESWSYYNGNYFLVGCLLAAVTESGYEQALDTELLTPLGLTRTGFETPTAGLRGEYALITGWDDQTPLPVEDYPRGRRPSGGLWSCVDDYLSFAEHLLGDPALLDEIRRPRTRAEDPMTYGLAWVLGPSGQMYLNGRLDGYRSAVLLAPEHGYASVALGNQTQLLPQIGERLSALQHELTGDDLAVELDAFAA is encoded by the coding sequence ATGAATACAACAACCGCGGGTATGGTCGTCGGGATCTCGCACAAGGGGCGGCGCACGGTCCAGACCGACGGTCCGCTCGACGCCGACGGCTCCTCGATCTTCCGCATCGCCTCACTGACCAAGCCGCTGACGGCCGCGGCGACGGTGCGCGCCTTCGCGCGGCACGGGATCCCGCTCACGACACCGGCGATCGAGCTGCTGCCGAACCTGGCCGCGGATTGGCAGGCCGACACCGCGATCACCGTGGAGCAGTTGCTCGCCCAGGTTTCCGGCCTGCGCGAATCGGTGGAAGGCGCCACCGTCGCCGCACTCGGCCAGGGCCCTGATGTCCTCACGGAAGCGGCGCGGCTGGTCGTCCGGGCCGGCAACGACCGGGCGCCCGGCGAGAGCTGGTCGTACTACAACGGCAACTACTTCCTGGTCGGCTGCCTTCTCGCGGCCGTCACCGAGAGCGGCTACGAGCAGGCTCTCGACACCGAGCTGCTCACCCCGTTGGGCCTGACCCGCACCGGATTCGAAACCCCGACGGCGGGCCTTCGGGGCGAATATGCACTGATCACCGGCTGGGACGACCAGACCCCGCTCCCGGTCGAGGACTACCCGCGCGGACGGCGCCCCAGCGGCGGCCTCTGGTCCTGCGTGGACGACTACCTCTCCTTCGCCGAGCACCTGCTCGGCGATCCGGCGCTCCTGGACGAGATCCGCCGGCCGCGAACCCGCGCCGAAGACCCGATGACCTATGGCCTGGCCTGGGTACTCGGGCCCTCCGGCCAGATGTATCTCAACGGCCGGCTGGACGGGTACCGGTCCGCCGTCCTGCTGGCCCCGGAGCACGGATACGCGAGCGTCGCGCTCGGCAACCAGACCCAGCTCCTGCCCCAGATCGGCGAGCGTCTCAGCGCCCTGCAACACGAACTCACCGGTGACGATCTGGCCGTGGAGCTCGACGCCTTCGCCGCGTAA
- a CDS encoding Gfo/Idh/MocA family protein, which produces MAKRLRVGIIGAGGIAGVHAEAYARMPETVDVTAVGDVNEAAAEALAGKLGATPHEDYRAMLSAVDAVDICLPHHLHADAAVAAAQAGKHILCEKPLCVTPDEAARVRQAVREAGVTLMCAHNQLFLPAVVAAKAIITAGELGDVYEVRTNDAFRTTLTAESAGWRGSTATSGGGELIDTGYHPSYLLLHLADGRPAQVMAMLANHRLGFLDAEDSAQVLVRFDNGVVGNIATSWAYQPSADTERFAVFGANGSLRGGGEWLHLETVDGGSRSERFPAVDTFAAEIAHFVHCVTTGERPPHTEVEGSVVLDLITAAYRSADSGAVVTV; this is translated from the coding sequence ATGGCGAAGCGGTTGAGGGTCGGGATCATCGGAGCCGGCGGCATCGCGGGTGTGCACGCCGAGGCCTACGCGCGGATGCCCGAGACGGTGGACGTCACCGCCGTGGGTGACGTCAACGAGGCGGCGGCCGAGGCTCTGGCCGGCAAACTCGGCGCAACCCCCCACGAGGACTACCGCGCGATGCTGTCCGCCGTGGACGCGGTCGACATCTGCCTGCCGCACCACCTGCACGCCGATGCCGCCGTCGCCGCGGCGCAGGCGGGAAAGCACATCCTGTGCGAGAAGCCACTGTGTGTGACCCCTGACGAAGCCGCGCGGGTCCGCCAGGCCGTGCGCGAAGCGGGCGTCACCCTCATGTGCGCCCACAATCAGCTCTTCCTGCCGGCGGTCGTCGCGGCCAAGGCGATCATCACGGCCGGCGAACTCGGCGACGTCTACGAGGTCCGCACGAACGACGCCTTCCGCACCACCCTGACCGCCGAGTCCGCGGGCTGGCGCGGCAGCACCGCGACCAGCGGCGGCGGCGAGCTGATAGACACCGGCTACCACCCCTCCTACCTGCTCCTGCACCTCGCCGACGGCCGGCCCGCGCAGGTCATGGCGATGCTGGCGAACCACCGCCTGGGCTTCCTGGACGCCGAGGACTCCGCGCAGGTCCTGGTGCGCTTCGACAACGGCGTCGTCGGCAACATCGCGACCAGCTGGGCCTACCAGCCCTCGGCGGACACCGAGCGGTTCGCGGTCTTCGGCGCGAACGGCTCCCTGCGCGGCGGCGGCGAATGGCTGCACCTGGAGACGGTGGACGGCGGCTCGCGCTCCGAGCGCTTCCCCGCCGTCGACACCTTCGCCGCGGAGATCGCGCACTTCGTGCACTGCGTCACCACCGGCGAACGCCCGCCGCACACCGAGGTCGAGGGATCGGTGGTGCTGGACCTGATCACCGCGGCCTACCGGTCGGCTGACAGCGGCGCTGTCGTGACCGTGTGA